From the Lathyrus oleraceus cultivar Zhongwan6 chromosome 3, CAAS_Psat_ZW6_1.0, whole genome shotgun sequence genome, the window AGACCGGGTCACCAGGAAATGAAACAAATGATGTTGAACAAGATTTTTTAGAGAGGCCAGCAAGGAATAGAAGAAAACCAGTTTGAATGACAGATTATGAAGAGGGAATAAATCTTTCCGAGGAAGAAGAAAGTTTAATGGTGATGGTGATGGCTGAAAATGGAAGTGATCCTTACCTCTTCGAAGAAGCATTCAAGAGCAGGAAGTGGAGATAAGCAATGAACATGGAGATGAAGGCAATAGAAAAGAACAAGACATGATAGCTAACTGACGCACCAAAAGGAGTTAAGCCTATTGGAGTTAAATGGATTTTCAAAACCAAGCTCAATGAAAGTGGGAAAGTTGAAAAGTTTAAGGCGAGATTGGTAGCAAAAGGATATGCCCAACGGTATGGAGTGGATTATACGAAATTATTTGCACTAGTCACAAGACTCGACACTGTGCGGGTACTATTAGCTTTGGCAGCTCAACATGGATGGGAAGTATATCAACTTGACGTGAAAAGCGCTTTTCTTCACGGCGAGCTCAAGGAGGAAGTATTTGTACAGTAGCCTGAAGGATTTGTCAAGAAAGGAGAAGAAGACAAAGtctacaagttgaagaaagcatTATATGGCCTTAAATAAGCACCGGGAGCTTGGTACAGCAAAATTGAGGCATACTTTGCAAAAGAAAATTTTGAAAGGTGCTCAAGTGAACACACTTTGTTCACCAAGAAAAATGAAGGTAACATTTTGATAGTTAGTCTTTATGTTGATGATTTGATCTTTACTGGAAATAATAGAAGCATGTGTGATGAATTTAAAAGCTCAATGAAGTTAGATTTTGACATGACTGACTTGGGAAAGATGAGACATTTTCTTGGAATAGAAGTGATACAATGTGAAGCTGGGATATTTATTTGTCAAAGAAGATATGCTCAAGAAGTTCTAGCAAGGTTCAACATGGTAAGCAACAACTCAATAAGGAATCCAATTGTTCTAGGAACAATTTTACCAAAAGTTGAGGATGGCACTGAAGTAGATGCTACGATGTTCAAACAAGTCATTGGAAGCCTCATGTATCTAACGGTAACTCGACCGAATTTGATGTTCGGAGTGAGTTTGATGAGCAGGTTCATGGAAAATCAAAAAGAATCACATTGGGCTGCTACAAAAAGACTCTTAAGATATCTAAAAGGAACCACAGAGCACAGAATATTCTATAAGAATGAAGGAATAAAAACAAGTCTTATAGCTTATTCTGACAGCAATTACGCGGGAGATTTAGATGGTCGAAGAAGCACTTCTGCTTTAGTGTTTATGATAGGGTCTGGAGTTGTTTCATGAGCTTCGAAAAAACAACATG encodes:
- the LOC127129899 gene encoding secreted RxLR effector protein 161-like produces the protein MKLDFDMTDLGKMRHFLGIEVIQCEAGIFICQRRYAQEVLARFNMVSNNSIRNPIVLGTILPKVEDGTEVDATMFKQVIGSLMYLTVTRPNLMFGVSLMSRFMENQKESHWAATKRLLRYLKGTTEHRIFYKNEGIKTSLIAYSDSNYAGDLDGRRSTSALVFMIGSGVVS